Within the Salvia hispanica cultivar TCC Black 2014 chromosome 4, UniMelb_Shisp_WGS_1.0, whole genome shotgun sequence genome, the region ATTGTGTAAACACGAGGTTTCAAAAGCTTACATCTTCAGTGGAAATGGCCTTGGGTGGAGACCAGACAAGAATTTGCCTATCATTGCCACCAGTATACAACTCCTATATGAAATAGAACAATTGATTAGTGGAAAAGATCCATTTCCCCGccaatttaattgtaattgtaaaAAATGGTCACAATGGGATATGGGAAATCATATTATAGCCGCCCATTAACAACCTAAAGAAATGGCAAGTTCATACATCTTTATGAATGAAACATAGATCTAATGGCATATATAGCTAGTCCTTCTGTGTGGGGCATGCAGCATGAGTACAATATATGAGAGAGAGGTAGACCTGATCTTGTGCATTATACCAACAGCAGTTCACATTTTCATAGTGGCCACGAAATGCGTACTTTGTTTGGCCAGACCAAATATCAAAGACCTGATAGATTGAGAGAATAAGTGCATCAAATATTTGAAACGAGGATTATGATATAGTACTAAAGTAAGTAGAGTAAGTGTATACTTTTACAGTGGTCATGCAAGGAACAAAAGAAAGAGCTGAGTCTTGGGATACAGCCATCTGTATGGCCTTGCTACTTTGTAGGCGTGCAGTTTCAAAGTTCACAAGTGTATTGCACCCTGACTCTATATCCCACAATCTCAACCTTGAATCAGAACCTGAGTCAAAAGATCATAACTacatcaaattttcaaataaaaaaattgtgacgTAGTAGTCAGAATCACTTGTAACTAGAGCATATAACTGTGACAACTACAATAAAGGAATTCTAAAAAATCTAACTTCCTGTGACAGCATTAATATGTAACAGGGTTGGAAGAGAACCAATACTTTTCTTGTTCATCCATGTAGAAATAGGTTCAAAACTTATGACATGTAAGAACAGGTTCAAGTGTCATATATTCTATAGACCAGTTGAGAGTCAATCAAATGAAAGATAACAGATGATCATAAGATTCATAACCATCGCATAACAAGCAATGCAATACTTTCTCATGTTTAAGGTCatttgaaagaaaagaagggaAACGGAATAAGATTATCcagacaaataaaaatctgCATATACTTCTTATCTCAAGTGTTCTAAAAGAAGAAAGTAGTTATCCAAACTGAGTTCACATAATATTTCAGAAGAGAAACCATAAAGCTGGAAAGGAcaataagatataaatgttTCTTTAGTAGTAGTGAATTCAACCTGCGCTTAGAAGATACATGCCATCTTCAGTCACCTTTAATCCAGTTACTACACCATAATGGGCTGTGGCACGATCATGGCTCGAAATCATTCCAGGATGTGATCTCTGTTTTGCACCTTTCATTTGACTAGGAACCTTAGTGACACCATGGGACTTTACAGTGTTACCATTAGTTGATTTTCTTTGAGGTGGCCGGGCTCTTGCAGAACTTTGATGTGATGATGATTTCTGCAGAAGATTCCATAAGATTATACTAACATCAATACTTCATACAAGTATGTGATACCAAGAGCCCGTTTCCTAGACGTGCTTAGTAGTGTCTATATGTGCAGCATTTCCTGTATATCCTGATTAAATTTCTACTGAGTGATTGTCTTatttaaatgacaaaatatggCCACAGGTCATTGCAGTTTTGAATAAACAACTTTTAGTTCTACGGAATCACAGTAATAAAACTAATCATGAGATGAACATGTTACTATGTTAGCAAGCTAATATTTAAGGAGGCAATACACAGAGTATTAACttagaaatcaattaaaaaaaaaagaaatcgcAGGAAGCTGGCACCTTATTTGTTGCTGCAAGGAGAGGTGGACGTCTTCCTAACTGGGAATGAGATTGATCCAAAACACGAAAACATCCAGCCCGTCTGATGTCCCAGAAGCGTATTGCACCGTCACATCCTCCGGTGACCAATACCCACTCGCTAGAAGTGGACCACTCCAACGACATTACTCCATCTGTCAAAAGAATCAGGAGATATTAACAAAGATTTAGTACATTGTAGTACAAACATTATCTACAAACATGTATTTGATCTATTATGAGtgacaaaagaaataaaatgacttTCCTATATTCCATTTGGAGGTAGTTCTATCAATATTTGTGTTACTAATGGAACTAAGGCAGACAACAAGAGCGGTGTTAGTCTTATGCGAAgtgaacaaaacaaataaaaaatactccagtACTCAAAGGAAGAGAGTCTAGCCCCTattagagaaagaaaaggcTAAATGAAGTCTAGTAATTGGCCATACTAGGATTATTAAGCTATATAGAACAAGGAAATATAtgacaaaacaaaaagaaagaaaatgagagaTTATAAGTAAAACGTGTTAGTTCAGATCTATTAACTGCAAATTATCCTTATCGATACTTGTCCACTTTATATCTTTCATAAACACTTAAAACACAATTAATTTTCCAGCTAACACTAAATGGATAATACCATTTGAAGCATGTAACGTAGAAATGTTGCTAACTTGTGTATTAAGGAACTTAAGGCATGGTTCTCATTTAAACCAACTACCATAATGAAAAATCTTTTAAATAATGAGCAACTTTGTCAAAACACATGAGTTCGTAAATTTTAAACTTCTTCGACTATGAATGGTATATGTTGCTGACATTATATATCTGCTTCCAAGTGCCTCAAATAAGCATTGTAAAATAGCTGatcatttaataattgaaataaaagaaatttaaagtgTTGATCATTAGAGATTGTAAACTAGAGCAAAAATACATACTCTACTTGCACATTGCAAATATGTATGGATGCAACTGCCCATTTCAAAGTTCTAGTGTGAATAAGAATTTTAGAATGTAGATTTTGAGGGGCAGAGACATCATATAAACCGTTTCAAGTCATTTTAAGTTACATTTATGAATTACTACTTGTTTTTGTTAGATGTACCAAAGTTGAATATTGAAGACCAGACCACAAACATGTAATGATTTAACTTCATGCAATGCAAGATAGTCCACCAGTATCTCCATACCGCGATGACCAGACAAAGTGTGAGCAAATGCACCAGAAGCAATATCACACAATCGAACTTGGACATCTTCGGTTCCAGCAGCAATTAACATGTGTGATCTTGCTATTGAAGACATAGCAGTTCTATAAACCTTTCCAGGCATTTTGAAATTCATTACAACCTGCAAAGGATAATTTTACAAATGTAAACTtgtagaaaattgaaatagtagAAACTGGGGCAGATGGCGGTAAAATATCTCACTTGTGTAGTATTCGTATCCCAAACATTGATATGATGGTCATAAGAACCAGTAACAAACAACCCCGTGTCGACCGGATACCAGATGGCAGATGATATCGCATATTTATGCCCATGCTCA harbors:
- the LOC125224085 gene encoding WD repeat-containing protein ATCSA-1-like; protein product: MWKETRERELGNLRPNLFSTRIFKSRISSIQLSNSKEIVSSHRGAVNSLQVDLTEGRYLLAGAADATVAVYDVQRATDHDGRGRISKHKSLFLINKQHEHGHKYAISSAIWYPVDTGLFVTGSYDHHINVWDTNTTQVVMNFKMPGKVYRTAMSSIARSHMLIAAGTEDVQVRLCDIASGAFAHTLSGHRDGVMSLEWSTSSEWVLVTGGCDGAIRFWDIRRAGCFRVLDQSHSQLGRRPPLLAATNKKSSSHQSSARARPPQRKSTNGNTVKSHGVTKVPSQMKGAKQRSHPGMISSHDRATAHYGVVTGLKVTEDGMYLLSAGSDSRLRLWDIESGCNTLVNFETARLQSSKAIQMAVSQDSALSFVPCMTTVKVFDIWSGQTKYAFRGHYENVNCCWYNAQDQELYTGGNDRQILVWSPPKAISTEDDESKNGEAATSDQDNWSD